The Archocentrus centrarchus isolate MPI-CPG fArcCen1 chromosome 13, fArcCen1, whole genome shotgun sequence genomic interval TTCAGACTGGCTCCCCCTCCTGGCTTGGAGGCTTTGAACACAGCCAGAACAACCATGGTTTTTACCAGGATGCACgagacacaaagcacaaagcTGATGCCAAATGTTGCATGCCTGAGTTGGCATGTCCACAAGCGAGGTCGTCCAATGAACAGCAgtgaacacaggaaacacaactTAAGTGAGAGCAATAGCTGGAAACTAAGTTCTGAATTGTTGGCACGTATTATAGGTGTACTGCGATGGTAGATAAAGATCCCAAGAACAATAGCACATATAAATGTTCCCAGCAATGAGGTTGCTGTCAAACAGATACCCAGAGGATCATGGTAGGAGAGGAATTCTGCACTCTTGGGAACACATTGGTCACGCTGGGGGTTTGACCAAAAATCCTCTGGACAGCTGGTGCACTCCAAGGAGTCTGACAAAAGGGGGAAGATTGTGACATGCTTACtatatttaatataaatgaaattaaatatggCATGCTGAAACATAAACACCTACTGCTCTTATTAGTGACTTTTCCCTCAGAGCAAGGAATGCAGTCAAAACAGCATTTGGGTTCCCCCTTCTTTCTAACCATGCGGGTACCAGGAGGACAGCTCTCACTGCATACTGATCGAGGTGCCTATAGGACAGAACTAAATATTACCTGATACAATgacatacaggtgctggtcataaaattagaatatcgtgaaaaagttgatttatttcagtaattccattcaaaaagtgaaagttgtatattatattcattcattacacacagactgatatattttaaatgtttatttcttttaattttgatgattataactgacagctattgaaaaccccaaattcagtatcttagaaaattagaatattgtgaaaaggttcaacattgaagacacctggtgccacactctaatcagctaattaactcaaaacacctgcaaaggcttttaaatggtctctcagtctagttctgtaggctacacaatcatggggaagactgctgacttgacagttgtcgaAAAGACGaccattgacaccttgcacaagaagggcaagacacaaaaggtcattgctaaagatgctggcacattaatagagaggcgaagggaaggaaaagatgtggtagaaaaaagtgtacaagcaatagggataaccacaccctggagaggattgtgaaacaaaagtcATTGAAAAATGTGGTGGAGATTCACAAAgactggactgcagctggagtcagtgcttcaaggaTTACCACAAACAGATGTATgcaagacatgggtttcagctgtcgcattCCTTGTATCAAGCCACgcttgaacaagagacagcgtcagaagcgtctcacctgggctaaagacaaaaaggaccagactgctgctgagtgttccaaagttatgttctctgatgaaagtaaattttccctttcctttggaaatcagggtcccagagtctggaggaagagaggagaggcacagaatccacattgcttgaggtccagtgtaaagtttcgacagtcagtgatggtttggggtgccgtgtcatctgctggtgttggtccactgtgttttctgaggtccaaggtcaacgcagccatctaccaggaagttttagagcatttcatgcttcctgctgctggcCAACTTTAtagagatgcagatttcattttccaacaggacttggcacgtgcacacagtgccaaagctaccagtacctggattaaggaccatggtatccctattcttaattggccagcaaattCGCTTGACcttaacacctgagcagtgtcACAGACTGATCAACTCCATGTCacgctgcattgctgcagtaatgcagGCAAAAcaagccccaactaagtattgagtgctgaacatgctcatacttttcagctggccaacatttctaaaaatcctttttttttgtattgtcttaagtaatgttttaattttctgagatactgaatttggggttttcattagttgtcagttatagtCATCAAAATTaatagaaacaaacatttgaaatgtcaGTATGTGTGTaattcattaataaaatatacaactttcactttttgaatggaattactgaaataaatcaactttttcatgatattctaattttatgaccagtaCCTATATATTGCATGTGGTATAAAAGGCAAAAATCTCAAAAAACCATATATAACCTTCTTGGATTCAAAATTCCAGAAGATTTTTTCTTCATCAAGTATGAGTTCTTGACCTTGGAAAGCTGACCTCTTAACCTCACCCACATGCTGAACTTTAGTGCTTCCATCTGGGAGCCACAACCAGTTCATCACATCATAAATTGGTAGTACATCACCATTCTCATCAAATGACACTTGATCACCAAATGGAGTGGTGAAGTTCACCCTTTCCAAGTAATAAACAAGCTATTTGGAAGGGGTGTACAAGAAATAAATTACAGTTATTgcaaaaaattacaattacttTTCACAGTGCAAACTGTAGATATTATATAATCAACTATAATATTACACGTATTATACCTGAgcataaaaaattataaaatttaaACAACAATGTTCTATACGTATACAGTTTAATGATCTCTCTGATGTTACATTAACCACTTCTTTTGTGCTGGAATACAAAAAATGCTTTGAGCTCACTATCTTATGGCATTGTATTTAATTTCACAGGCTAAATTCTGTTCTGAACGTATAGAGTAAAAAAACATTAGCCATACATGGAATGTAAACTGATATCATACCTGCCATGGCTCCAGCATTTGCAAAGTGGCACAGCTGTTCCCACTGAAAGGCCCTCTTCCTGGCTTGCACCGCAGCATGTCATCAAGGGAATATGCCAGAGCATACACAGCTTTGTACACATTGTACTCAGTCCGGAGAGTAGAAATGTCCAAGTactcagtgttcacattttctaGCTCTTCCTGTCCAGTGCATAGTGCACCTCCACCTTCCGCCCAGCCTAATGGAGCGGGTGAAAATCTGCACTGAAATGTGAATTCCCAAAACTGATTTACCTAAAATATATTGAAAAGTGTTTGTTAGAAACAGTGACAATAAATACTTTTAACTACCACAGTTAAGGTTGCATATTTCTTGCAAGTACCATTGTTTAATGTTAAACTCTCACCATGCTATTTCCATAGCTACTGTTGTGATGTAGGATTGGACGTATTTGTAACAGGAATTCTCTGAGCCCTGGTATTTCTCCTTGACGAATGGCGATGGCCAGTGTACCACCCAGGTATGGCATAAGCTGAGGTGTTTGCAGCACAGTAGCTGCTGTCCAGGCTTCACTGGCCATCCACTGCAGACCTGTTAGATTCTGCCTCACTACCTGTGGATTGTATTGTACCAAAATAATAGATTGATAGTATAACTATCAACTACTTTAGTGCACTTGTCATGCCATTAATGTAGTTGCTCATCTTGCCAGGTAATCCTATGTACTCATTCAAACAAATGCATAATACATGTTTTACATGCTATTATAACTGGCAACTGCTTTAGTAACATTATCCTGCTATTGGTATATTGCAACTTGAGAAACTTGCAATTTCTCATTCACACAGAGACAACAAAGCATGTTTTACACAGTATAGTGATCCAGATCTTTATAACTACTAATAATCAAATAGTTTTAAAGTCAAACCTCTTCCATAAGATTTATCACGCGACTCTCATatgcaaaaacaataacaactcGAGCTGTGGATTTTCTCATCACATTCACAATCCTCCTGAATTCATCTGCGTTTTTTTCCCAGGGCAAAACCTCAATGTAAGCCAGGCAGCCTTCACCGGACAGGCTCAGCTCAGACTGGAAGGATCTGGCTGCGTGAAGTCCATAATCATCATCACTAATGAGCAGGCCTGCCCAAGTCCAGCCGAAATGTTTAAGAATATGAATCATAGCACGTACCTAAGTGAACACAGATTAGTGGGTAAGAGTATAGACTCAAAAAATCCTTAATCGGATTAGCTGTTCATCAGCTTTTACAGCAGGGTTAGGGGGGTTAgggtgtatttaatttttttttccatatttcttcGTGGTAATAAGGCTTAAacttttccattttaatttttctgataCATAttcacctggaaagcatcaCTTGGGATCGTCCTAAAGAAGGATGGATACTTTTGACGGTCGCTCAGGCAGGAACATGTTGCAAAATAACTCACCTGTGAAAAATACAGACTGAATATTGTATGAATATTCAAAGCCTTTACTCTCTCTTTTAACCTTTTCAGGCTGACTGCAGTGTATTTTTACACCATATTtgcaattaaaataatgtaattaGACTATTACATGGTTAAGCAGAAAACTTACCATAGGTACTCTGTACGAACCTAAGATGTTAGAGACAGCAATAGAAGATGTAGAGGAAGAATCACCCACAATTGCTAGGACTGGAGGATTTCCAACACATGTATTATCTAATATAATTTGCCTCTCTCGACCACTTGCTAATGACAATGCTCCACGGAATCCAATTCCGAGGTTGACACAGTTATCATATACAGTGTATCCCAGAGTCACATTAGGCAGTAGGTTGGAGTTTCTGTTGATCTCATTAATAGCAAAGACCATGGTTTGAACGAGCTTAAATCCTAGGAcataaaaactaacaaaaaaaagtgcttggttGAAAAAGGCAACAGGATACTTGGAAAACATGTTCCAAAgttaataatgataaaaattaTGTAACCTAAACCTAAACCTAAACCTAAACAATTAAAGCAGCAtctgaatgaaaaaataaaaatctttcattgaagataaatgcattttttgaaATGGTATTAATGCACCAACTATAATTACTTTAGatataaaaaacatatttatattgGCATTgatttgagtttttgttttcctttcttcctaTTGTATAGTTACCCTTGGCATGTAGGCTGTTGTGGTTCCGAGGTAAAAGACAGGTCAGGAACACTTGTATAAAGGTGGACTGGAAACATTCCACCCAGAATGACATCTCCACTGTTCTGCATCCCATTTAGATGAAACTGTCCCAGTAACTGACAGGAGGTGGTAAGCAAAGAAAATGATACAGCAGAAGAAAAGTAGGAATACAGCAAATTGAGCAAGAGCAAATTCATTCGTAAAAATGACCACATGACAGCTTCGTGATTTTCTGAGCCTACTCATTAGGTTTCATTGCTTTGCCATTCCCTTTTATTGACGTGTTGTTTTGCTTATTCATGCAGACCACCCATCAGGGAAGAAGAAGGAGCAGAGCATCcaaccattttcttctgcttgaaTTAGTTATCAAGAAGAACTCAGCATTTTGtgaatttcatattttatatctTTCAAACCACATATAGGAAGAGTAAATATTCTTGTCATTCAACCAGTGAACAAGGTGGAAATATTTAGAGTCCAAATCTCACTGAATGTGACTATAAATTTTCCATATTATcagaatattttcattttttcacgATTTTTTACAcatcaccaaatcacaacaacagttgcctcaaggcactttatatggTAAGGTAAAAAACCCAGAcatactttaaataaataaatgcagtgtggTGTATAAGCATATAGAGTGAGGAGAGGTGAGTAAAAAAGAAGTACTCAGACCAGACAAAAGATAtgttgtggaagagagtcagagattaataactaatgtttttattattgttgtatATAAACACATAGCGACTGAAAAAAGCTGAGTGAAGAAGATACACTCAGTGAATAATGGCAAGCTCCCAGCACCTcaggcctattgcagtgtaactacgTGAGAGCtgagagtcacctgatccagcccaaactataagcttgatcaaactataagcttgaacaaaatgaaagttttgagttgttgttgttccaggaatctgctgaagCGTCTCTCCCagttgggggtcactgccccgagtgttccgattaccacggggaccacggttaccttcatcttccacagcCTTTCTAGCTCTtttctgagcccttggtattaaTCGAgtttctcgtgttccttcttcctgatgttgccgtcacttggtattgcaacatctagCGCTACGGCCTTCTTCCTATGTTTgcccaccactacgatgtctgATTGGTTAGCATCACAAGTTTCTCTGTCTCTATCTgcaagtcccacaggatcttagctttgTTATTCTCAACCATCCTTGAGGGAGTATCCCATTTTGatctcaggacttccaggtcatacttggcacagaagttcctgtatactatgccaggcAATTGGTTATGGTGTTCTATGTATGCCCTgccatcttgcaccctgctgttatgtgctggattgtctcaggggcttctttgcacagcctgcacctggggtcttgcctggtgtggtagaccccagtctctattgatcttgtgcttagagcttgttcttgtgctgctaTCATTAGTGCCTCTgcgctgtctgtcagtccagctttgtccagcctttggtaggatttttctatttcttcttccacttcttcgatctgccagtggtacatgtcatgcagaggcctgtccttccatgttggttcctgttcttcctcaggtttctgctgcctgaggtactcactaagcacatgatcttTTGtgtccatcttcctgatgtattcgtGGATCTTCATTATTTtgtctaggatagtggttctgatgCCTACTAGTCCTTGGtctccttccttccgcttagcatacagtctcagggtacTGGATTTGGGAAACCCTCAATGCATGGTaaagagctttcttgtcttgacatcagtggatTCTATTGTTTCCTTTGACCAGCTTATTagcccagcagggtatctgacaaccagcagggtgtaggtgttgacTGCCTGGCtcgttcttcccattcagctgactctttagaacttgccttactctctgcagatacttggaggttgcagctttcctagcggcctctacatggttcccatttgcctgagggattccaaggtactttagctgtcttcagtgtctgcaatgttgccatctggtagtgcaatcccctcagttctgactaccttccctcttttaccactacacttctccagtccgaatgacattccgataTCCTTGCTGTAGAGCCGTGtagtgtggatcagtgaatcgatgtctcgttcactcctggcatacagcttgatgtcatccatgtacaagaggtggctgatggttgcACTATTTTGTAGTCAGTATCTGTTGCCAATTTTGTCAGTGATCTGGCTGaagggattcaggcctatgcagaacagcagtggggacagagcttTTCCTTGATAAATCaggcacttgatggtgacttgtgcaatgggcttCAAGTTGGCCTCTTGTGTTGctctccacattcccattgagttcttgatgaaggctcttagggtcctgttgatcttgtacagttatAGGCATTCCAGTATCCATGTGTGTGGCAGTAAGTCATGGGTTTTCATGTAGTCAACacaggcagtgcacaggttggtcagtctggtcttacagtcttgagtgactgctctatctgccagtagctggtgttttgctcccctggtctctgccaattcctttctgggccccactCATGCCTGAGTTATTGGCCTGTAGTTTCTGGGGGTTCTTGGGGATCAGGATCGTCCGACCATCAGTCAATCATTCCAGGTGTGTCTTAGCTTcaagcagctggttcatttgtgctgccaggtggttgtggagtgcagttagcttctttagccagtaggtgtatATCATATCatggcctggtgctgtccagctcgtCATATGTGAGACTTgttcctggatgtctgccactatgttcagggaggttgctgtggtctgctcaggtatggacagcctgttgtacttcttacgtgcccctttcttcatcacacctttctgcaactctgatAATTGGCTAACTACCTTCCTTGGTGctttgatcttagcctctaattgtcttttccatggagggtactgcttcttgtggctgttcatctaTTAgcaaagcatctcaaggatcactgttggTGTGGTATACATCAACttattggtttcagtgatggtcatgTAGGGACTGTCAGAAACATAAGAAAAAACTGCCTGCTCAGGAACACAACATTAagatttaaccccttaactgcggctaaaaaaaacaacaaacgcctgaaaaagcatacccaaattaaatcagctgctgttcctgaactctttggagtacacacaaaagtttagtgtctttgcgaagcagacaacctatatttttcatttatgtagtcaaaagcactgtaactgtaatgagtttgtagctattaagtttggaacacagaaaaagtagacaatttttgcctcgcctagatttttcctgattgttatcatgtaactacacactgaatatagaaggtatcgactggaaaatacattggagctgtagaatgaagtctttttgtcgtgcatttcgaatttcatcaagatagcacaaaagcctattgttttgtaaaggtttttgtgcattgatgccctggcgtgctctctcacgtgccatttggatagtccaagtgccgcatctaagccccctttgacatgcaaattttaaagggctgtaactcctcaatgcttcaacatacagtcatcaatgagggctctaatcaaagatactaccatgaggaatcctgtactacacacaaaattactgaataaatcataaataaagccatattaatccaataaaatatgaatgacactactgtacattgtaaaaaaaaaactagtcacaaaacaaatcaccatttctgtaaatgctattttatttttcagagtaatgtaaaaaaaaaaaacacagcacagcaaactgcaactatttacaattattctgctctacccccaccccccctcacatggaattttcaatgtgccaccGGTTATaacagtctctgtttgggacaaagcacaatggcttgtcacatgtggtgcactggcccttctggcccgtgctgtaacaggcattagatcctcttcatcagatgaagaagcctcttccaccatcttctctttggctggctgccactcatgatcagaggttcccctaatttgtaaaagaaggaaaatgtcaggccttcatgcacaaaaaacccagtcatttttcagtgattcccttacacacacaaataaatacattgtatatcaaaaaaagttacagtaaatgcagacagtgcatacacacataaaataaaaaccacacaatcctcccagtagtccttgtctgatacaaaatgtacaacctcctcccatacaataacccccacccccaacttgtaaaactttagacacttactggtcatctccatcggaaaacgaatcttcttctgatgttggatcatcagttgaacccgAAAAGTCTGATGCCGAAACgtcgctctctctccgtgtgagcaattccacaacctcctgagcgctgaacttggtcttgccggcggcccgctgtgccatttcgcaaaactccaaaacaacgatgcgatcacgacgaatctcaaatgaagctctgagacgttgtccacctcaccttgcccttttatcgggtgatgctgacgtaatagagaagcccgcgaaacccccaatcgatacttacagtacacctttccctacccccaaacacctggcacatttcaatacgtaaatcacaccactatacagcgcccacgcaaacacacaatataagtggcgccacagcggcgcacggttatattttctgtgtaatggtgcatgccaagctcagcattacatacatatttacatcagaacggcatataatacgaggacgagctgagaataaaaacttaccttctgccttctgagtaacaggtgttcatttgcagcgataaaactggtcaaatcagcgacgacattctctaatacaaaataatccactctcgtgagtcatttagtcacttcgttgaataaatgtagtctgtttttgatgcattctgacaatccgttgccgagagaaaacattgtaaatactgtttatgcacgtcagcgcatagactcctacttcctgtttggtttacgcatggaggacgcaCCGACtacgcactgaatacgcagggagtttatgccttcatgtgaaaacacaccccatagtgccatatacccacgtgtcgggctatccatctgtggttttagatttcgggttagagttgaccaataagaacgattggagaacatttggagg includes:
- the LOC115790439 gene encoding extracellular calcium-sensing receptor-like yields the protein MQNSGDVILGGMFPVHLYTSVPDLSFTSEPQQPTCQGFYVLGFKLVQTMVFAINEINRNSNLLPNVTLGYTVYDNCVNLGIGFRGALSLASGRERQIILDNTCVGNPPVLAIVGDSSSTSSIAVSNILGSYRVPMVSYFATCSCLSDRQKYPSFFRTIPSDAFQVRAMIHILKHFGWTWAGLLISDDDYGLHAARSFQSELSLSGEGCLAYIEVLPWEKNADEFRRIVNVMRKSTARVVIVFAYESRVINLMEEVVRQNLTGLQWMASEAWTAATVLQTPQLMPYLGGTLAIAIRQGEIPGLREFLLQIRPILHHNSSYGNSMVNQFWEFTFQCRFSPAPLGWAEGGGALCTGQEELENVNTEYLDISTLRTEYNVYKAVYALAYSLDDMLRCKPGRGPFSGNSCATLQMLEPWQLVYYLERVNFTTPFGDQVSFDENGDVLPIYDVMNWLWLPDGSTKVQHVGEVKRSAFQGQELILDEEKIFWNFESKKAPRSVCSESCPPGTRMVRKKGEPKCCFDCIPCSEGKVTNKSNSLECTSCPEDFWSNPQRDQCVPKSAEFLSYHDPLGICLTATSLLGTFICAIVLGIFIYHRSTPIIRANNSELSFQLLLSLKLCFLCSLLFIGRPRLWTCQLRHATFGISFVLCVSCILVKTMVVLAVFKASKPGGGASLKWFGAMQQRGTVLVLTSVQAAICTTWLVSSSPVPHKNTQYHNDKIVYECAVGSTVGFAVLLGYIGLLAFLSFLIAFLARNLPDSFNEAKLITISMLIFCAVWVAFVPVYVSSPGNYADAVEVFAILASSFGLLITLFGPKCYIILLRPELNTKKAIMGHVTES